One segment of Aquimarina sp. BL5 DNA contains the following:
- a CDS encoding endonuclease yields the protein MKTRLLLIALCAFYFGFSQVPSGYYDSVTGSGYSLKTQLKNIIDSDNDGLTPEFQSTDPGYAGLYTTYVTSDSDSYYENNGSVLDMYSEKPDGTDSYEYTHFTDQDPGSGGTSEGEFYNREHIIPQSVFNQVTPQRSDAHFVVPSDKYVNSQRGSFPFGRVENANLTTSNGSKRGNNLDAGYSAGYTATVFEPIDEFKGDIARMHFYFATRYEDNVAGYSYSMFNGTSDQVFDNTFLSILVTWHLQDPVSTREMDRNDAIFARQNNRNPFIDHPEYVQMIWNITVDTEAPTVPTNLMVSNETSNSVDLSWTVSSDNTAVTEYDVYVNSVFNKSVASNSTSVNGLSPETTYSFSVLAKDAAGNESAQSNSVNGTTLAGGTGGSDCASETFTNIGAPSSQYLDRMWTGDDGGTWTATDARTDQTLTDAAITIRNGELTAPSISGGIGSLTITTIRAFGGGSGTFTVQVNGTAVGTIPYGDTEETTTINDINVTGNVVISFTDKATTSDRVIIDDLSWTCYDPTLGVDDLDLDNLITVYPNPSIDGSITINIPNGTTSELNIYDITGKQIVSKKNIKEAIQLSSLPQGMLLVEIISSQRSITKKIIIR from the coding sequence ATGAAAACAAGATTACTTTTAATTGCTCTTTGTGCATTTTATTTTGGTTTTAGTCAAGTTCCATCGGGATATTATGACTCTGTAACAGGATCAGGATACTCCCTAAAAACGCAACTAAAAAACATTATTGATAGTGACAATGATGGTTTAACTCCTGAATTTCAATCTACAGATCCTGGTTATGCTGGATTGTATACAACATATGTAACTTCGGATTCCGATTCATATTATGAAAATAATGGTAGTGTTTTGGACATGTATTCTGAAAAACCAGATGGCACAGATTCTTATGAATACACTCATTTTACGGATCAGGACCCAGGATCTGGCGGAACATCTGAAGGAGAATTCTATAACCGCGAACATATAATTCCGCAATCTGTTTTTAATCAAGTTACTCCACAACGTTCGGATGCTCATTTTGTAGTTCCTTCTGATAAATACGTAAATAGTCAACGAGGGAGTTTTCCTTTCGGAAGAGTTGAAAATGCAAATTTAACAACCTCCAATGGTTCTAAAAGAGGTAATAATCTAGATGCAGGATATTCAGCAGGATATACAGCTACAGTTTTCGAACCTATTGATGAATTTAAAGGCGATATCGCCAGAATGCATTTCTACTTTGCAACTCGATATGAAGATAATGTAGCAGGATATTCATATAGTATGTTTAATGGAACTAGTGATCAGGTTTTTGATAATACTTTTTTAAGTATTCTTGTAACCTGGCATTTACAGGATCCTGTATCTACAAGAGAAATGGATAGAAATGATGCCATTTTTGCAAGACAGAACAATAGGAACCCTTTCATTGATCATCCAGAGTATGTACAAATGATATGGAACATAACAGTGGATACAGAAGCGCCAACGGTTCCAACAAATTTAATGGTATCTAATGAAACTTCTAATAGCGTTGATCTTTCCTGGACGGTCTCTTCCGACAATACAGCTGTAACTGAATATGATGTATATGTAAATTCAGTTTTTAATAAATCTGTTGCTTCTAACAGTACAAGTGTTAACGGATTAAGTCCTGAAACTACTTACTCTTTTAGTGTATTGGCAAAAGATGCTGCTGGAAACGAATCTGCACAAAGCAATTCAGTAAATGGCACAACCTTAGCTGGAGGAACTGGCGGCAGTGATTGTGCTTCAGAAACCTTTACCAACATAGGAGCTCCGTCCAGTCAATATCTTGATCGTATGTGGACAGGTGATGATGGAGGAACCTGGACCGCAACAGACGCTAGAACAGATCAAACTCTTACCGATGCTGCAATTACTATTAGAAATGGAGAGCTTACAGCTCCTTCGATTTCAGGAGGTATTGGTTCTTTAACAATAACTACCATTAGAGCATTTGGTGGTGGTAGTGGAACATTTACGGTACAAGTTAACGGAACTGCTGTAGGAACAATTCCATATGGTGATACAGAGGAAACCACAACTATTAATGATATTAATGTTACAGGAAATGTTGTAATTTCTTTTACAGACAAAGCAACAACTAGTGATAGAGTAATCATTGATGATCTATCTTGGACTTGCTATGACCCTACCCTAGGAGTCGATGATCTTGACCTGGATAACCTAATAACAGTGTATCCAAATCCTTCAATAGATGGTTCTATCACTATTAATATTCCTAATGGTACTACTAGCGAATTAAACATTTATGATATTACAGGGAAGCAAATTGTTTCTAAAAAGAATATTAAAGAGGCTATTCAGCTATCAAGTCTCCCTCAAGGAATGCTACTAGTAGAGATTATTTCATCTCAGAGGAGTATTACTAAAAAGATAATTATACGATAA
- a CDS encoding RsmB/NOP family class I SAM-dependent RNA methyltransferase: MRLHRTLVFAVIDGLTEIFNEGAYADKVVQKLLKRDKRWGSRDRSFIAETVYDIVRWKRLYAEIADVSEPFSRENLWRIFAVWATLRGITLPDWKQIIPTPTRRIKGRFDELSNTRKFRESIPDWMDELGEKELGAKWDKEIAALNQQAPVVLRANSLKISRDKLRGILEDENIDTEFIKGYPSALQLTERANVFSTEAFKKGFFEVQDGSSQLVADFLEVKPGQRVVDTCAGAGGKTLHLAALMENKGQVIAMDIYSNKLKELKRRARRAGAHNIEPRTIESTKDIKKLHGKADRVLIDAPCSGLGVLSRNPDAKWKLQPEFLDKIRQTQSEILESYSKMVKPGGKLVYATCSILPSENQEQVKTFLTKEIGKEFIFVKDKKVLSSESGFDGFYMALLERK, translated from the coding sequence ATGCGTTTACATAGAACTTTGGTTTTTGCTGTTATAGACGGACTTACTGAAATATTTAATGAAGGAGCTTATGCCGATAAAGTAGTTCAAAAATTACTAAAACGTGATAAACGATGGGGATCTCGTGACCGCAGTTTTATTGCAGAAACCGTGTATGATATCGTAAGGTGGAAACGCCTTTATGCTGAAATTGCCGATGTTTCTGAACCTTTTTCTAGAGAAAATCTTTGGAGAATATTTGCTGTTTGGGCTACACTAAGAGGTATCACATTACCTGACTGGAAACAAATTATTCCTACTCCTACAAGACGTATCAAAGGTCGTTTTGATGAATTAAGCAATACACGTAAATTTAGAGAATCCATACCGGATTGGATGGACGAATTAGGAGAAAAAGAGTTGGGAGCTAAATGGGATAAAGAAATTGCTGCCTTAAATCAGCAAGCACCGGTAGTTCTTAGAGCTAATTCTCTAAAAATATCCAGAGATAAGCTTAGAGGAATTCTTGAAGATGAAAATATAGACACAGAATTTATCAAAGGATATCCATCGGCTCTTCAACTTACAGAGAGAGCAAATGTATTCTCTACAGAAGCTTTTAAAAAGGGATTCTTTGAGGTACAGGATGGTTCATCGCAATTAGTTGCTGATTTCTTAGAAGTAAAACCAGGTCAGCGGGTAGTAGATACTTGTGCAGGAGCTGGTGGAAAAACACTACACTTGGCTGCATTAATGGAGAACAAAGGTCAGGTAATTGCTATGGATATTTATAGTAATAAACTAAAAGAACTTAAGAGAAGAGCGAGACGTGCAGGTGCTCACAACATAGAACCCCGGACTATAGAAAGCACTAAAGATATTAAGAAATTACACGGTAAAGCAGATCGTGTCTTAATCGATGCGCCTTGTAGTGGATTAGGTGTTTTAAGTAGAAACCCAGATGCCAAATGGAAATTGCAACCAGAATTTCTGGATAAAATCAGGCAAACACAATCCGAGATATTAGAAAGCTATTCCAAAATGGTAAAACCTGGCGGAAAATTAGTATACGCCACTTGTTCTATTTTACCTTCAGAAAACCAAGAACAGGTTAAAACATTCTTAACCAAAGAAATAGGAAAAGAGTTTATCTTTGTAAAGGATAAAAAAGTGCTTTCTTCAGAATCTGGATTTGATGGATTTTATATGGCACTACTAGAAAGAAAATAA
- a CDS encoding sialidase family protein translates to MRFLLLLLVVTLLFNCGSEQQKLVQHNFSEVTVETIFSDSTSIRAIEIYDSLLMFAGSNGVYGTFEIDDKLTIKNKKINTLDFEGEKIHFRAIADTETDFFILSIASPALLYKINKENRETKVVYKEDHEKVFYDAMTFWNNKEGIAMGDPTDGCLSIIITRDGGETWNKFSCEDLPKTGEGEAAFAASNGNIAIVGNHTWIVSGGMKSRVFYSSDKGNSWQVFETPIIQGIETTGAYSMDFYDESNGVIFGGDYTKPENKKRNKAVTTDGGKTWNLIADGVGVGYKSCIRYIPNGGGKEMIALGFTGISISNDSGNSWKDISKESFYTLRFINDSVAVAAGKNRIAKLIFKTKK, encoded by the coding sequence ATGAGATTTTTACTATTGTTGTTGGTTGTGACGCTTCTTTTCAATTGTGGATCAGAACAACAGAAATTAGTTCAACACAATTTTTCTGAAGTAACTGTCGAGACTATTTTTAGTGATTCAACGAGTATAAGAGCTATAGAAATATATGATAGTCTATTAATGTTTGCAGGTAGTAATGGTGTGTATGGAACTTTTGAAATAGATGATAAGCTTACTATCAAGAATAAAAAAATCAACACTTTAGATTTTGAAGGAGAGAAAATTCACTTTAGGGCTATAGCAGATACAGAGACTGATTTTTTTATACTGAGTATTGCATCGCCAGCTTTATTATATAAAATTAATAAAGAAAACCGAGAAACAAAGGTGGTGTACAAAGAAGATCACGAAAAGGTCTTTTATGATGCTATGACATTTTGGAATAATAAAGAAGGAATTGCGATGGGAGATCCAACGGATGGATGTTTATCCATTATTATTACCAGGGATGGAGGAGAGACCTGGAATAAATTTTCTTGCGAAGATTTACCTAAAACAGGAGAAGGAGAAGCCGCTTTTGCAGCTAGTAACGGAAATATAGCAATTGTTGGTAATCATACCTGGATTGTTTCCGGTGGTATGAAATCGAGAGTTTTTTATTCATCTGATAAAGGTAATAGCTGGCAAGTTTTTGAAACTCCAATAATACAGGGAATCGAAACAACTGGAGCATATTCTATGGATTTTTATGATGAAAGTAATGGGGTGATTTTTGGTGGAGATTATACAAAACCTGAGAATAAAAAAAGAAATAAGGCTGTAACGACTGACGGAGGCAAAACTTGGAATTTGATAGCAGATGGAGTAGGAGTGGGATATAAAAGTTGTATTCGATACATTCCCAATGGAGGTGGTAAAGAAATGATAGCATTAGGCTTTACCGGAATTTCTATTTCTAATGACTCAGGAAATTCATGGAAAGATATTAGTAAAGAAAGCTTTTATACACTTCGATTTATAAATGATAGTGTGGCAGTGGCGGCAGGAAAAAATAGAATTGCAAAATTAATTTTTAAAACAAAAAAGTAA